The proteins below are encoded in one region of Grus americana isolate bGruAme1 chromosome 25, bGruAme1.mat, whole genome shotgun sequence:
- the KLHDC8A gene encoding kelch domain-containing protein 8A isoform X2, with product MELANTKDFQWKTLAPLPSRRVYSTLVEAGGQVFAIGGCDDNGVPMDCFEVYSPEADQWTSLPPMPTARAGVAVATLGKRIMVIGGVGVNQMPLKIVEMYNVDEGKWKKRNSLREAAMGISVTAKDYRVYAAGGMGSDLRPHNYLQHYDMLKDIWVSLAAMPTPRYAATSFLRGTKIYVLGGRQSKYAINAFEVFDTETRSWTKFPNIPNKRAFSSFVPTEDKLFSLGGLRQGRLYRQPKFMRTVDMFDMEQGNQPTVLESAEAFHPEKNKWESLPPMPTPRCACSSIVVRNCLLAVGGVSQGLSSAVEALCLSDS from the exons ATGGAGCTTGCTAATACCAAAGATTTCCAGTGGAAAACCCTCGCCCCGCTCCCGAGCCGCAGGGTCTACTCAACCTTGGTGGAAGCTGGCGGGCAGGTGTTTGCCATCGGGGGCTGCGATGACAACGGGGTCCCCATGGACTGCTTTGAGGTGTACTCCCCCGAGGCCGACCAGTGGACCTCGCTGCCGCCCATGCCCACGGCCCGGGCGGGGGTGGCGGTGGCTACTTTGGGCAAGCGGATCATGGTGATAGGAGGGGTCGGAGTGAATCAGATGCCGCTGAAGATAGTGGAGATGTACAACGTAGATGAGGGCAAGTGGAAGAAGAGGAACTCGCTGAGAGAGGCAGCCATGGGCATCTCAGTGACGGCAAAAG ACTACAGAGTCTATGCGGCTGGTGGGATGGGATCCGACCTGCGGCCGCACAACTACCTGCAGCACTACGACATGCTCAAGGACATCTGGGTGTCGCTGGCGGCCATGCCCACACCCAGGTACGCCGCCACATCCTTCCTGCGAGGCACCAAGATCTACGTGCTGG gtgGAAGGCAGTCCAAGTACGCTATCAATGCCTTTGAGGTCTTTGACACGGAGACCAGGTCATGGACCAAGTTTCCCAACATCCCCAACAAAAGAGCCTTCTCCAGCTTCGTGCCCACAGAAGACAAGCTCTTCAGTCTCGGGGGTCTGCGGCAGGGACGGCTCTACCGGCAGCCCAAGTTCATGAGGACCGTGGACATGTTTGACATGGAACAAG GGAACCAGCCGACCGTCCTGGAGTCCGCAGAGGCCTTCCACCCTGAGAAGAACAAGTGGGAGAGCCTGCCGCCCATGCCCACCCCACGCTGCGCCTGCTCCAGCATCGTGGTGCGGAACTGCCTGCTGGCTGTCGGCGGGGTGAGCCAGGGCCTGAGCAGTGCCGTGGAGGCACTGTGCCTCTCCGATTCCTAG
- the KLHDC8A gene encoding kelch domain-containing protein 8A isoform X1 — MELANTKDFQWKTLAPLPSRRVYSTLVEAGGQVFAIGGCDDNGVPMDCFEVYSPEADQWTSLPPMPTARAGVAVATLGKRIMVIGGVGVNQMPLKIVEMYNVDEGKWKKRNSLREAAMGISVTAKDYRVYAAGGMGSDLRPHNYLQHYDMLKDIWVSLAAMPTPRYAATSFLRGTKIYVLGGRQSKYAINAFEVFDTETRSWTKFPNIPNKRAFSSFVPTEDKLFSLGGLRQGRLYRQPKFMRTVDMFDMEQGGWLKTERSFYLKKRRADFVAGYLKGRVVVAGGLGNQPTVLESAEAFHPEKNKWESLPPMPTPRCACSSIVVRNCLLAVGGVSQGLSSAVEALCLSDS, encoded by the exons ATGGAGCTTGCTAATACCAAAGATTTCCAGTGGAAAACCCTCGCCCCGCTCCCGAGCCGCAGGGTCTACTCAACCTTGGTGGAAGCTGGCGGGCAGGTGTTTGCCATCGGGGGCTGCGATGACAACGGGGTCCCCATGGACTGCTTTGAGGTGTACTCCCCCGAGGCCGACCAGTGGACCTCGCTGCCGCCCATGCCCACGGCCCGGGCGGGGGTGGCGGTGGCTACTTTGGGCAAGCGGATCATGGTGATAGGAGGGGTCGGAGTGAATCAGATGCCGCTGAAGATAGTGGAGATGTACAACGTAGATGAGGGCAAGTGGAAGAAGAGGAACTCGCTGAGAGAGGCAGCCATGGGCATCTCAGTGACGGCAAAAG ACTACAGAGTCTATGCGGCTGGTGGGATGGGATCCGACCTGCGGCCGCACAACTACCTGCAGCACTACGACATGCTCAAGGACATCTGGGTGTCGCTGGCGGCCATGCCCACACCCAGGTACGCCGCCACATCCTTCCTGCGAGGCACCAAGATCTACGTGCTGG gtgGAAGGCAGTCCAAGTACGCTATCAATGCCTTTGAGGTCTTTGACACGGAGACCAGGTCATGGACCAAGTTTCCCAACATCCCCAACAAAAGAGCCTTCTCCAGCTTCGTGCCCACAGAAGACAAGCTCTTCAGTCTCGGGGGTCTGCGGCAGGGACGGCTCTACCGGCAGCCCAAGTTCATGAGGACCGTGGACATGTTTGACATGGAACAAG GTGGCTGGTTGAAGACGGAGCGTTCCTTCTACCTGAAGAAAAGGCGAGCAGACTTTGTGGCTGGCTACCTGAAAGGCAGAGTTGTCGTGGCTGGGGGACTAG GGAACCAGCCGACCGTCCTGGAGTCCGCAGAGGCCTTCCACCCTGAGAAGAACAAGTGGGAGAGCCTGCCGCCCATGCCCACCCCACGCTGCGCCTGCTCCAGCATCGTGGTGCGGAACTGCCTGCTGGCTGTCGGCGGGGTGAGCCAGGGCCTGAGCAGTGCCGTGGAGGCACTGTGCCTCTCCGATTCCTAG